One stretch of Thermanaerosceptrum fracticalcis DNA includes these proteins:
- a CDS encoding type II toxin-antitoxin system PemK/MazF family toxin — MVTVKRGDIFYADLSPVVGSEQGGTRPVLIIQNDIGNQYSPTTIVAAITSQLDKAKLPTHVEISCESCGLTKDSVILTEQIRTIDKRRLQEKVSSLDEVTMGKVSRALEISLGLVEL; from the coding sequence ATGGTTACAGTAAAAAGAGGGGATATCTTCTATGCTGACCTCAGTCCTGTGGTAGGATCGGAGCAAGGGGGTACACGCCCCGTATTAATCATTCAAAATGACATAGGCAACCAATACAGCCCTACAACGATTGTTGCTGCCATAACCAGCCAGCTTGACAAGGCCAAGCTGCCTACCCATGTGGAAATATCCTGTGAAAGCTGTGGTTTGACCAAAGATTCTGTAATCTTAACGGAACAGATTCGTACAATCGATAAAAGGCGTCTCCAGGAGAAGGTTTCCAGCCTGGATGAAGTAACCATGGGTAAAGTAAGCCGTGCCTTGGAGATCAGCCTCGGGCTGGTGGAACTGTAA
- a CDS encoding CopG family ribbon-helix-helix protein: protein MSETKRIMICLPADLLEEVDGIMTIEKKNRSEFIREAMRFYLAETKRKNLREQMRRGYLEMAQINLTLAQEAFYSELEVDILYQNKLVECL, encoded by the coding sequence GTGTCAGAGACTAAGCGCATCATGATTTGTCTCCCCGCAGATCTCTTAGAGGAAGTTGACGGGATAATGACCATAGAGAAGAAGAACCGCAGCGAATTCATTAGAGAGGCCATGCGGTTTTATTTAGCAGAAACCAAAAGAAAAAATCTGCGGGAACAGATGCGCAGAGGCTATCTGGAGATGGCCCAAATCAATCTTACTTTAGCTCAGGAGGCATTTTATTCCGAACTAGAGGTAGATATCCTTTACCAAAACAAATTAGTGGAGTGTCTCTGA
- the alr gene encoding alanine racemase yields MILERPVWAEISLPNIIHNYREVRRLVGPAVQVMAIVKANAYGHGAVEVAKSLDKAGADRFGVAIMNEAVQLRENGIEKPILILGWTPKEDYRRALLNGITLTVFSLEEAQELSRISTEIAKKAVIHLKIDTGMGRIGLRPNELSLKEIEKILSLPALEVEGIFTHMAKADEKDKSFTRQQLALFEQFVKEIEDKTGFKFKIKHAANSAAIIDHPEAYFDMVRPGIMLYGLEPSGEVELEKVSLKQAISLRAMVSHVKEVPPGTPISYGGRFITKDNSLIATLPLGYADGYSRLLSGQAQVIYRGQLAPVVGRICMDQCMFDATGLEPQVKQGDMVTLIGHDGDKFISVDELAQKLGTINYEITCMISARVPRVYVK; encoded by the coding sequence GTGATACTAGAACGTCCGGTGTGGGCGGAAATAAGCTTGCCAAACATTATTCACAATTACCGGGAAGTAAGGCGTCTGGTAGGCCCGGCCGTCCAGGTGATGGCCATTGTCAAGGCCAATGCTTATGGACATGGAGCGGTGGAAGTTGCCAAAAGCCTGGACAAAGCCGGTGCTGACCGTTTTGGTGTGGCTATCATGAATGAAGCTGTCCAGTTGAGGGAAAACGGCATTGAAAAACCCATCCTCATCTTGGGCTGGACGCCTAAGGAGGATTACAGGAGGGCTCTTTTAAACGGAATTACACTTACCGTGTTTTCCCTGGAGGAAGCTCAAGAATTATCACGAATATCTACAGAAATAGCAAAGAAAGCTGTTATCCATCTGAAAATTGACACGGGAATGGGTCGTATTGGCTTACGCCCCAATGAACTTAGCCTAAAAGAGATAGAGAAAATTTTATCCTTACCGGCTTTAGAGGTGGAAGGTATCTTTACTCATATGGCCAAGGCTGACGAGAAAGATAAATCTTTTACCCGGCAGCAGCTGGCTTTATTTGAACAATTTGTTAAGGAGATAGAAGATAAAACGGGTTTCAAGTTTAAAATAAAACATGCAGCGAACAGTGCTGCCATCATTGACCATCCGGAAGCTTATTTTGATATGGTGCGTCCCGGTATTATGCTTTACGGACTAGAGCCTTCGGGGGAAGTAGAACTGGAAAAGGTTTCCCTCAAACAAGCCATTTCCTTGCGGGCCATGGTTTCCCATGTGAAAGAAGTGCCTCCAGGTACGCCCATTAGTTACGGAGGCCGTTTTATTACCAAAGATAACTCCCTTATTGCCACGCTGCCACTAGGCTATGCTGACGGTTATTCCCGTTTGCTTTCGGGCCAGGCTCAAGTAATTTACCGGGGCCAGTTGGCGCCGGTGGTTGGCAGGATTTGCATGGATCAATGTATGTTTGATGCCACAGGTTTAGAGCCCCAGGTAAAACAGGGGGATATGGTAACCCTTATTGGTCATGATGGCGACAAATTTATCTCTGTGGATGAATTGGCGCAAAAATTGGGCACTATAAATTATGAAATTACCTGCATGATTTCTGCCCGTGTACCCAGAGTTTATGTTAAATAA